A single window of Channa argus isolate prfri chromosome 10, Channa argus male v1.0, whole genome shotgun sequence DNA harbors:
- the cfl1 gene encoding cofilin-1, with protein MASGVKVTDEVIAVFNDMKVRKAQANEDEKRKRKKAILFCMSKDLKNIVLDDGKEILQGDLGTTVQDPYQHFVSMLPPDDCRYALYDATYETKETKKEDLVFIFWAPDSAPLKSKMIYASSKDAIKRKFEGIKHEWQVNGLEDLKDRHTLAEKLGGSSVISLEGCPI; from the exons GCCTCCGGTGTGAAAGTCACAGATGAAGTTATCGCAGTCTTCAATGACATGAAAGTGCGCAAAGCTCAGGCAAATGAGgatgagaagaggaagaggaagaaggccATTCTATTCTGCATGAGCAAGGACCTCAAGAACATAGTTCTGGATGATGGCAAAGAGATTCTGCAGGGCGACTTGGGAACCACTGTTCAGGACCCATACCAGCACTTTGTGTCAATGCTGCCCCCAGACGACTGTCGCTATGCCCTGTATGACGCCACCTACGAgaccaaagaaacaaagaaggagGACCTGGTCTTTATCTTCTG GGCTCCAGATAGTGCCCCTTTGAAGAGCAAGATGATCTATGCCAGCTCAAAAGATGCTATCAAGAGGAAATTTGAAG gtaTTAAGCATGAGTGGCAGGTGAATGGTTTGGAAGACCTCAAAGACCGGCACACCCTGGCAGAAAAGCTTGGTGGCTCATCAGTAATCAGCCTGGAAGGATGCCCTATATAG